From Bdellovibrio sp. KM01:
TTGTGCAGGTCTATGGCATGAGGCTGATGTACGAACGCAGTCAGCCCCGCGATAAAGATTAATCTTTGCGCTTTTCTTTTAAACGCAATTCACGACGAGCCTTGCCTTCATTATAGCGGCGCTTGTCGTCTTCAGAGCTCAGCTCTAAGCCTGGAACTTCAATCGGCTTACCATTCGCACCCAAGGCCACAAACGTCGTGTAAGCCGTGGCTGTATGGAACGTCTCCCCCGTCTTAGGGTCTTCCGCATCCACACGAACGCCCACTTCCATCGATGTCCGAGAAGTGAAATTCACGCTGGCCTTCAAATTCACCACCCAGCCTTTATAAACTGGCGCCACAAAGTTGATACGATCAATCGATGCCGTCACCACGTCTTTGTTCGAGTGACGTTGAGCTGCGATCGCCGCCGCAATATCAATCCACGACATGATCGTACCCCCGAAAACAGAGCCTAAAGCATTGGTATGTGAGGGAAGCACTAATTGAGTCATAACGACTTGGGAAACAGAGACGGGCTTTGAAGATTTAGCCATAAAGCAGAGCCTTTCAGGAGAAGACCCTTTTGCTTGGGTTTAAAAAACAAAAGGCACAGCATTAAATGCCGTGCCTTCTATACTAAACTCTTATCAAGTTCAGTCAACGCTTTGGGCGTCTATATTAGATGCCACCCATACCGATGTCAGAATTACCATTACGGTTCATTCCGCCACCTGGAAGAGTCGTAGCACCAGCTACAGTCGCAGATCCAGCTGGGATCGTTTGCGTTTGGTTATTGTTGTAAGTTTGAGCAGTTGTTGCACTTTGATTGTTGTTCTCAGCGCGGATTTCACTCTCAACAAAACCAAGATGAGGAAGGCACCACACGATCAATTGTGCACGAGACTTCACATTCATCTTTTTGTAGATGTTTGTAAGGTGAAATTTTACTGTTTTTTCAGTTACAAAAAGCTGGTTCGCAACTTCCTTGTTGGACAAGCCTTTAGACACAAGTTCAGCAACTTCTGCCTCTCTATTTGAAAGACCTTTTTGAATCAGGACATCTCTGAGCATCCTTGCTCCCTCCCGCTAATTGTTTTTTATTTTTCTATCTAACCGTTTGCACTACCCAGGACTCATGTCCAAAAGCAGCACGACCACCTGTAATAAAGTCTGACATAAATTCTAAGTTTCGCAATAGCTTTGGACTCTAGTTTTAAAAAACTAGACCGATAATAAGGGAGATTTTACACAAAAAGCCCTTAGGAGATATTATGTTTCCCAATACGACCAAATTTTTGATCGTTGACGACTTCTCAACTATGCGAAAAATCATCAAAAAAGTTCTAAACGAGCTTGGCTACACTAACGTCGAGGAAGCTGACGACGGAAAAACAGCCCTTCCGATGATTTCTGCTGCCCATGATGCGGGTAAGCCATACGAATTCATTATCTCTGACTGGAATATGCCTGGAATGCAGGGCATCGACCTTTTGAAGGCTTGTAAAGCCGACCCTCGCTTTAAAGCGACTCCATTTATGCTAGTAACTGCCGAATCTGAACAAAAGCACATCCTCGAAGCTGCAAAAGCCGGCGTTTCTGACTACGTGGTCAAACCGTTCAACTCCCAGACTCTAAAAGGGAAAATGGAACGCGTTTGGGCTAAACACTCTGGCACTAAAGCAGCTTAATCAAGGCATTGAGGAGAAATTAATATGTCTGCAGCACCGAAAGTGGATGCTATAAATCCGCTCTTTGACAAACGTCTAATCAATGCCTTTGTTGATGGAGTTATTAAGACTCTGAAAACGATTGCTCAAACTGACGCCTCCCCAGGTAAACCATTCATCGAGCCTTCCTTCGTATTGAAGGGTGAAATCGCTGGTATGGTGGGCATGGTGGCTCCCCCTCTTAAAGGGACTCTTTTGATTTCTTACGGCAAGGATTCCATCTTCCATATTCTTGAGAATATGCTGGGTGAGAAGCACACAGAGATCAATCAAGAGGTACAAGACGCCGTTGGCGAAATGACCAACATGATTTACGGGTCTGCTAAAACGACTTTGAATCAAATGGGCTACAACTTCGAAATGGCGATCCCGACAGTCATCTCTGGTAAATTTAATATCACTCAGGCAGATAAGGGTGCGACTTTGGTGATCCCTTTCAATCTACCTAACAACTCTACGTTTTACGTGGAGATCACGGTGCAATAATGGCTGATAGCCCAGGAAAGACTGTTGATGTGATTGTAGGAAGCCCGACACCGGGCTTTCTGGAAACCATCAAAACTGTCTTGAAGGGCTATTACCCGTATATCTTGCAAGAATTCAAAAGCGTTGACGAAATCATCGACGCTTCTTCCAAGCCCGAATTCAAACCTATTTTAGCCTTAATCGATGGCGCCGGCGGAACGAATACCACCAACGAGTGGGTTCAAACCACCAAGATGAATTATCCTGATTGCCATTTGATTGTTCTCCACTCCTCGGCCCCGCTAGATTTCAATATCGTGAAAAAGAATGGCGCTGACGAAGTCATGCACATTAATTTTGACCGTGAGTTTATCTCCGACATGGTTTTACAATTAGCCCCGATTGAACTGGAAGGTGAAAACATCCCGATCACCGCATTGATGCCCGTGGATTTGCGCGACATGGAAGCGAACATCAATTTAAATTTTGATGTCTATGCTCACTTGCCGGCAAATCATAGATCTGTGATCTTACGCCGCAGTGGTGATGTCATTGAAGACCGTCACGTGGAAAAGTTTAAAAACATGCGTCAGCAGATGTACGTTAAGAAAACTCAGATGAAGCAATTCTTTGAGTTTGCCAGAACCATCATGAGCATGCGTAACCTGCCTTTCCCGATCTCGATGACGGAAAAGTTCCACCGCTCCAAAAAGAATATCTACGAATTCATGCAGCAATTCTTAAATGCCGCCTCTGGAGATTACTCCATGGGGAA
This genomic window contains:
- a CDS encoding acyl-CoA thioesterase, whose translation is MAKSSKPVSVSQVVMTQLVLPSHTNALGSVFGGTIMSWIDIAAAIAAQRHSNKDVVTASIDRINFVAPVYKGWVVNLKASVNFTSRTSMEVGVRVDAEDPKTGETFHTATAYTTFVALGANGKPIEVPGLELSSEDDKRRYNEGKARRELRLKEKRKD
- a CDS encoding response regulator transcription factor; protein product: MLRDVLIQKGLSNREAEVAELVSKGLSNKEVANQLFVTEKTVKFHLTNIYKKMNVKSRAQLIVWCLPHLGFVESEIRAENNNQSATTAQTYNNNQTQTIPAGSATVAGATTLPGGGMNRNGNSDIGMGGI
- a CDS encoding response regulator, whose amino-acid sequence is MFPNTTKFLIVDDFSTMRKIIKKVLNELGYTNVEEADDGKTALPMISAAHDAGKPYEFIISDWNMPGMQGIDLLKACKADPRFKATPFMLVTAESEQKHILEAAKAGVSDYVVKPFNSQTLKGKMERVWAKHSGTKAA
- a CDS encoding chemotaxis protein CheX, producing the protein MSAAPKVDAINPLFDKRLINAFVDGVIKTLKTIAQTDASPGKPFIEPSFVLKGEIAGMVGMVAPPLKGTLLISYGKDSIFHILENMLGEKHTEINQEVQDAVGEMTNMIYGSAKTTLNQMGYNFEMAIPTVISGKFNITQADKGATLVIPFNLPNNSTFYVEITVQ
- a CDS encoding HD-GYP domain-containing protein; protein product: MADSPGKTVDVIVGSPTPGFLETIKTVLKGYYPYILQEFKSVDEIIDASSKPEFKPILALIDGAGGTNTTNEWVQTTKMNYPDCHLIVLHSSAPLDFNIVKKNGADEVMHINFDREFISDMVLQLAPIELEGENIPITALMPVDLRDMEANINLNFDVYAHLPANHRSVILRRSGDVIEDRHVEKFKNMRQQMYVKKTQMKQFFEFARTIMSMRNLPFPISMTEKFHRSKKNIYEFMQQFLNAASGDYSMGKAILDKCKTIITELELNKTLPLPELYDEVCRYTGNTRSYYHDCLCVSAYAAYFAQLLDWPEDKRESAAIAGLLHNIGLSQANFAATEIDITKLSAELAHDYKYYPERSVNMVKSKKVPINQDIQDGIMQHRENLRGTGFPKGLPGDDISAFGKLLFIAYSFHEATALREGIPAAAPQVAMAALKEDAVSGKAQIDLVMISTIAKKFKP